One Bacteroidota bacterium DNA window includes the following coding sequences:
- the larE gene encoding ATP-dependent sacrificial sulfur transferase LarE has product MIENTKYSNLIAYLKKLEKVAVAFSGGVDSSFLIAAAKEALGDDVCAITIDSPALPRYELEDTKKIAALVGVKHIIVNSPEIEEDIKHNPVNRCYLCKKVEFGRIRSEAEKMGIAYVLDGSNFDDLKDYRPGMKATREVKVLSPLLENKITKAEIRQFSKELNLPTWNKPAYACLYSRIPYGNNINKEDLEKIEKSEKYLIDAGFKTVRVRCHGNLARIEVAAEDRQKLFIEPFATELSRQLKAFGFKFIAVDLQGYRMGSLNEVI; this is encoded by the coding sequence ATGATAGAAAACACAAAATACAGCAATTTAATTGCTTATCTTAAAAAACTGGAAAAAGTTGCCGTTGCTTTTTCGGGAGGAGTGGACAGTTCGTTTTTGATTGCAGCAGCCAAAGAAGCTTTGGGCGATGATGTATGCGCCATCACGATAGATTCCCCTGCCCTGCCCCGTTATGAACTTGAAGACACCAAGAAAATTGCAGCCCTGGTTGGTGTAAAACACATCATTGTCAATTCACCTGAAATTGAAGAAGACATCAAACATAATCCCGTAAACAGGTGTTACCTGTGCAAGAAGGTTGAATTTGGGCGTATCCGTTCTGAGGCTGAAAAGATGGGCATTGCTTATGTGCTCGACGGCAGTAATTTCGATGATTTAAAAGATTACCGCCCCGGCATGAAAGCCACCCGGGAGGTGAAAGTACTCAGTCCGCTGCTGGAAAATAAGATTACCAAAGCCGAAATACGGCAGTTTTCCAAAGAACTTAACCTACCCACCTGGAACAAACCGGCTTATGCCTGCCTGTATTCAAGGATACCTTACGGGAACAACATCAACAAAGAAGATTTGGAAAAAATAGAAAAGTCCGAAAAATACCTGATTGATGCCGGTTTTAAAACCGTCCGGGTACGCTGCCACGGAAATCTGGCCCGCATTGAAGTAGCAGCAGAAGACAGGCAAAAACTCTTTATCGAGCCTTTTGCCACGGAACTGTCCCGCCAACTAAAAGCCTTTGGTTTCAAGTTTATTGCCGTTGACCTGCAGGGTTACCGCATGGGCAGCCTGAATGAAGTCATTTGA